DNA from Mobula hypostoma chromosome 4, sMobHyp1.1, whole genome shotgun sequence:
AGGTTTAAAAAGCCACTGCATGGATAAAATAAACAATTAGCTTGACATTTTATAAAAATTCAAACCTtgaaaattcaattaaatatatatttactgaAATTAACAGGATACCCCGTTCTAGAGCATCTTGGAGTATTAACACTACACAATTTCAAATAAAACGTTACGCAAACTATACATCTTCTCTGCTTCAAAATACATGCCTGCCATAATGAAAAGCCCAAATTCTTCCAATTGGAGTTCTAAAGAGTGCAAAATTGTAAGTATCTTACCAGTTATATGTCTGCCTAAAATACGACCTGTATATGGAGAGATGAACTGGGATAAAAGCTTGTTTTAAAAAGGGAATAATGAAAAAATGAAATGTATGTTAGTGTCAGAGTATATTCACCAGATTAAAATATAAACATTCAATATGCAGTTCAAACTTAAGCTATTAAAGCACTAAAATGTCTTCATTTCTCCAATAAAAGCCCTCctttgttactaccatcaggaagggaaTGGGAATCCGAAGACCCATGCTCAATAATTCAGAAGCAGCTTTTTCCTCTCTAACTACCAAGTTGATTTTacattatttttgtaatttaaaataattttgtctttgtattgtactgctgctgcaaaacaaatatcAAATCAtccaagtcagtgataataattctgatgaaTTAATTTCATTGAACTTCGGTTTCAAATGTACTTAGTGAAAATGATGGGATATTATTAAAGGCTAAATAGAGAAAGATTCATTTTTCAGATGACATGATTCAGATTTTGCTCTAGAGTCCAGCATCTGAAGTATTTTGCATTTGGATTCACATCTGATttggaaataattttattttgaacaagGGAAAAAGTGTTCTGGCCCTCAATATCAATATTAATGAACATAGTCTCCAAAACAGAGTTGACAGTGAGAAAACTCATCTCACTGATGTTGCTTTAATTACTTACATCAATGCAACTTCTTTATCACAAGCAACAGAAGAACACTCACAATATAGCAATAGTAAAAGGAATTCCACAATCAAATCAGGCAAGTAATCTAACTATAAGTAACAACACAACTTTGGCCAAGTTAACATTTTTGGAGAATCAgtaacaggtttaatatcactgtcatacgTCTTGAaatttaactttgcagcagcactacaatgcaatacatgataggaaaggggaaaaactgaattacagtaagtacatattaAATAGtcaaaattaaattagtgcaaaaaacagaaataaaaagtagtgaggtaatgttcatgggttcaatgtccaatcataaattggatggcagaggggaagaagctgctcctgaattgttgagtgtgttcaggcttcagtacctccttcctaatggtgggggtccttagtgatggattgCTGCCTTTATGAGGCACTGCTACCTAATTTCAAAGTTTGCCATATTACAGATCCTTATGATGATAGATACTGGAGGAAATAATATTTTGGATCAATATATCATGTGGCCAGAACTATGTATCCTGGTATTTAGCTTCACTTTCTTCTATTAGAACAATGAGCCTTCCAACTATGATCCAACGCCAATCAAAGTTGGCTAAGTAGCTGTGTCCAATGACGCTCAAGTCAGGAAATACATAAGCAAATGCAGTTTCTTTACCTATAACATCACAGGGACACAGATGGTTTTGATTTGATAGTCCTAACTTCGAGAAGAAAATGGTGAGGCTGACTGAACTTCCGAGGTATAAATATGAGTAATTAAAGTGCAAATATCAGAGGTTTAGTTTGAATTGTGCTGTAACTCCACAGGCCAAGCAACAGCAGTACCTTCCCAATTAAACATTGTCAGGAAGTTCAGGTTGCTCTCTCAAAAATTAAATGATGTATTTGAAGAGTAAACAAATTTTGCCCACATGCTCACTTAAATATGGGCAAACCTCTGGATATGAAAATGTAATTTTACACACATGGGGTAACAGTTTTTCAGAATTACTAACTGATGCTTGTTCCAATTGTTCCATTGTTCCAATTTTAATACAGGTAACCATGATTCACCCATGGATAAAGCAGCACTTCAGCAGACAATTGATATCAGGTCACCTGCGCTGAAAAGCCCACAAGACCTGTGGGTAAATGTTAGTGTAGTGATGGGAGAATATGATTCCAGCATTGCTATCCACAAACTTAGCCTCCTATTTTTATAATCTTTCTAATCAGATCATAGATCTATTTTATAATTTAGATAAAAACCCACTACAATTTGAGAGTGAATGACTTGAAGCCTTCAAAACAAAAAGTGGTGGGTGTGCGGAATGCACTGCCGACGAAGGTGATataggtggatacaatagggtcttcttagactcttagataggtacatggagcttagaaaaatagagggctgtgcagtagggaaattctaggcagcttccagagtaggttatatggtccgcacagcattgtgggccgaagggcctgtaatgtgctgtagattttctatattctatgtttctatgttctaagatgaGATTCACAGTTTACAACATTCTTTCCTGAACAGCTATTTGCCTAATTTAGATTTTATTTGAAGACTGCATAAAGAATATTGGCTATTGCATTCataaaatgtcactccacacaaTTATTATTGCATTCTAGTCCAGTAAATGGTGTTGATGTACATATAATTAACATGGCAAAATTCCTGTTCTTCAATATCCTATCATATAATATAGCCTTTGAGCATATGTTACCTCCTACATTTATTGAATTTCATTTAACACCCTAATCAGTAAAATGAACAAACCTGGACATTCTTGTAATCCACTGAAATACCACATAAAATGCACTTCTTGGGAGGTTCTTTGTAAGGATTTTCTAGCTTTATTGGCTGTAAGAAAGTGGAAGGTATTTGAGTATTTGAAACATTAATAATCAAGCTGTTTCTCCACCATCACTTCAATGACTAAACAACCAAATTGTTAGTTGACTAACAATCATATTAAGATAAAAATATTCAATGAAAGTTTGCAATGTTCTTTTTATATCCTCTGCATTAGGATAATTTGCATAACATCAAAGCTCTCAACACTTCAATGAATGACAAATGTAAAGGGTAAAAACACAGAAACATTCCTTCAAGGAGTAGTCTGTAATTCAGACGACCGAAGACACACTGTAAGTGAAAGGCAGCAACGTACACCAGAGCCAAACAAACAGCAAGAACAGAGAACAATTTGTTAGCTGGTGAAGATTAGAGATTGAAATCAAGGGATATATGAACAGGGATAAGAATTTTAAATTTCAATGTAGACGAGAAAGGTCAGGCATGACGATGAACAGGGACCAAAAGCCACAGAAATGAAAACTGTCAAAATTAGAAGTGATAAAGCCATATAAGAAAGCTTTGGCAAACTAAACTTAATGTAGAAGTGAATTTAACTGTAACGAACACAAGAGCTGATTACTATGCAAATTAATGTCAGAAGAAATATAGTATGGAAAATATATTTGGGAAAAAAAATAGAGAAAACGGACAATAGGAGCATGTCACAAGAATTTCactaaaagcttacaaaagccTACTTGAACAACAAATAAGTTTTTAGATTAAAAAGTTTTCAAAATAGAAACAATTAATAATGTTCTAAAGAGCCTTGAATCTTAATCTATGTAATACCAGTTGAGGTAAAACAAGTTTTTCAGCTGAACTACTTTTGAGCTTGAATCACATCCATCTTTCCTTTATCAAACCATCAACATAACATTCCCTCATTTCCCCTTCTCTGGATTCCTGGTTCCAATTTAATGCCCTCAAGTTCCATGTTCTCATAGCTCTTTGAATAGAGCTTTCTTCTACACTTCTAATTGAATTTTTTAATGATCATATTATTTAATGTTCTCTGATTTTGCTTCCTAGACCCCTAATGAAAAttgaagcattttctgtttctcttcccatagatgttgcctgacctgcagatcatttccactattttctgcttttatttcaaatttccatcatctgcaggtttatttatttttagtccTATTTCTTACCATATCAGAAATGCTTGGAATCTGTTGAGTGGCGATTCCCCTTTGCCAGTACCCTGCAAAACAAACATTTGAATATCTAGACTGTGGTTCAGCTTTCAATTCGTCTTTGAATATTGTTAAATTGTAAATAATCAATTCACAAAGGAATAGAAGTGCAATACCAGATTCCATCAGCGAAGGCACTTCTAAACTTCTGCAATTAATACTTTCGATTTGTATGAACAGAATGTAAGACAAATTTTCCACTGCATCTTGGTATGTGGTGAAAACAATCAATTGATACCAAAATGTTAGCTTAACAACAAAATCTATTTTGTAAACATTTCCAAATCTGATAAAAGTGTTTATGCATTAGGTCAGACTCTTGTGTAAGATAAACACATGCATTTTACTGTTTGCAACCATCAGTTGAGCATTACATACATTTCTGAAGGCATCATGTCAGTTTGTATTGATACTATGGAGTGATTTTCAGTTAAAATTATCTGTGACAAATACAATTCCAAGTTACTCACCACACCACAGTCCAACCTTCAACATTACCATCAAGGTAAGAAGGCAATTCACTTGATGTAGCTCAGAGGAGCATGAAAGGCTTAAATGACAGTCATACCTAAATTTGAGTCATATCCCAAGTCACCGAAGCTGAGTTCTTTTCTCAAAACCTAGCTCTCTCCAAACTAGTGGATAAGATCAAGCCCCTCCTGTTCTACCACATCCAACAAGAGATGGTGAACAATCAACAAGGTCTGGTGGCTCCATCCTCAACAATGGCATGCCAGGGCAAGTGTAGAAGTAAAGGCTgttgacccggctggtggcgtagtggcatcagcgccggacttcgggtcggaaggtcccgagttcgaatccagccggctcccctgcacgctttccatctgtgctgggttacgagctagtaatctctttggaaactcatgcagcagaaggcaatggcaaaccattgctgtaacttgcctcatagaAATTGTCCGCTAACTGAAGAAACTCTccggatgtgacgtacctttcctttttatGGTACATGCAAtcattttctgcaagaactgtcAGTGGATGGTCTTTCCTGAGGTCCTTACCCTCAGTGAAACTTGCCTTCAATCAACTTGATCTGCTTTACACAATATCAAAAATACTGACAATGGGACCCAATGCCATCTCAGTTGTAGAGCTGAAAGCCTGGAATTAACAAGCTACatttctaagcaacacacacaaaatgctggaggaactcagcaggccaggcagcatctatgcaaaagagtactatcgactttttgggccgagaccattcatcaggactggagaaaaaaagctggggagtcagagttagaaggtggggtgagaggaggaagaaacagaagatggtgagtgaaaccaggaggtggtggagggaggggcgaagagggtgaagtaaagaacaggGGATTTGGTGGTAaacgagatacagggctggagaagggggattctggtggaagaagacagaaggtcatggaagaaagaaaagggaaaggagcaccagagaaaggtgatgggcaggtaaggagataaggtgagtggaatggtgaaggaggggtggggcattaccagaagtttgagaaatcaatgttcttgctatcaggttggaggctactcagacagaatataaggtgttgttcctccaacctgagtgtggcatcatcatgagtagaggaggccatggactgacaagtcagaatgggtatgggaagtggaattaaaatgggtggctactgggagatcccactttttctggtggacggagcataggtgtttggtgaagcagtctcccaatctctgTCAGGAAGTCACTGCTCAAGCTGAAATACAACAAGAACGGTGactgtgtgcagaagagcaaatcCAAAGCTGAGAATGCAGGAAGTATTCATCTGACTTCACAAAGCTTCACAACCATATATGCAAAAAAACTTCAAAgtttaatgtaaatttattatcaaagtactgcaCAAGTCTTAGTCTATAACCagagtacctaagacttttgcacatcactatagtaattttctgtattgcactgcactgctgtcacaaaaaaaaatcaaatttcgtGTTATatgtgggtgatgataaacctgattctcatatgagtctctactgtggactgcgaggggaaggggatagggagaagggaatcatggttgggaataggggaagagggaggggaaggagagggaagcaccagagagatgttctgtaatgatcaataaacccactgtatggaatcaaatgaccttgcctggtgtctcagggctgcacCCACGTCACTCCCCACCtgacactcctctgccacctttcCCACACTCTTCCCGTGCATTCCACCCTCGCtatttctcaacatcctttgctcccgccagatctacaaactcactctccgctccatgttgacaaatacagtacagagCAAAAGTCTTCGTCTCTCTTTCTCTATAGATAGAGATgcacactcagtaaatccaagaaacataatagaatcgaCGAAAGACCACACGcaacagaatggacaaacaacaaactgaaattacaaaataaaataaatatctgTAATAAATAAGTtataactatcaagaacatgagatgaagaaaccaggttgtgagaacagttctgtgatggggCGATTAAAGTTATTcccactgattcaagagcctgttgattgaggggtaataactgtttctgaacctggtaatatgggtcctgagactcctgtatcttcttcctgatggtagcagcaaggaaagagcatgcaacagcactctgtgtagatatgctcatggtggggagggctctacccgtgatggactaggccatatccactactttttgtaggatatttcattcaagggcattggtgtttccataccaagctgtaatgcaacgtcaatatactctccaccatacatctatagaagtttgtcagttttaagatgtcatgccgaatcttcacaaactcccaaagtagaggcactgccatgctttcttcataattgcacttacatgcccagacagatcctctgaaatgattaaCACCGAGGaatgtaaagttactgaccctcagcTCCTCTGATCCTACctcttttattattaattttttattgcaacaccaacaaattacattcaatacaaccagttgccaattacattttgactgtttaacccagccaccccccaaccttcatcaccatccccccctccacccctctcccctctgccaaccaactgaatagtagtacatacacagacaaagcatttctattttaacaaaagatcttttaagttaggtATCAAATTTGACCACATTAAGATTGTATTTGGTTGTGCAtctgagtatttgaaatatcatggggtgGTTTCCAACGCTGAACTACAATCTtcatcttcttagctgcagtcaggcctgccagccagactttgcgcattttttccataagggaaaggtgggagtcatcattgagaagatgtacagtggggtccattggtaattgtacccctgttagttctgtaagagtactgataaccttcccccacaaaccaaaaacccctggatgttcccatacaacatgtataaaagagccaatggTTCCGTGGGAGCAAtatgggtcaggaaccagtcccatttggtGTTTAATTCTCagtgttaaatatgctctatgacaaaatttcatgtgtatataccgatgatttgggtttttcaaagcaccagcagcattatctcaaatcacatcccagtctatgtcttgtcccaattcagatatgtccctatcccaggttttcattcccgatgtgggcatatatttctgggagtttaatttatcataaatatatgacactatctgtcctggagcactctgtatccagCTTAAAATGGaatggtcctttaaatctgacccccagggaacgccataggctttacaagctgatcttactcgaAAGTAGAAAAAGAGAGTAATTATCAATATTATATCGCGATACCAattcttgaaagctaaggatagtacttgccccattaatatcttgaagagtagtaatacctttatcctcccaagttctctgatgagtactggctcatggaaccCTGCTTTCctcaagtcaataatcatctccttggtcttgctgacattgaatgagagattgttgatctggcaccactcaaccagattttcaatctccctcctatatgttgattcatcaccacctttgatttggccaatgacagtgatgGCATCAGAGCTGTGTTTAGCCTTACAATCATAAGCATATAGCAAGTAAAGGCAGATTATCACATTCTTCTCAGGTACCAGTATAATTAAAGCTTGCTTCAAGCAagtgggtacttcagactgccaaagcgagaggttaaagatatcggtgaacactccagccagttgatcatcaCAGGTCTGTAGTaattggccaggtaccccactgggctggatgctttctgtgggttcaccctcctgaaggatgctctcacttcAGCCTCAGACAGAaatcaggggctgtgggaattTGTGAAGGTTCCATGTTTTGATAGTCAAAGCAGACAcaggaggcattgagctcattctGGGAGTAAAGTCTTGTTGTTATCTATGTAGTATTCAAGCACTGCCACAGCTGTGAAGCATCCTTCACTGGCTcaggtttggtctggaattgccacttcatttGTGGGATGGTTTCCAgaaattgtacctggacctcttgtatcctACTTAGTCACACAAGATCTGTCACTGACccggccctcagcagattgcagatttcatggttcatccagtgCTTACGGTTGGAGAAgactgattttgtggggacacactcatctacgatTGTTTTATCAAGCCTGTGACAACCATGGTTTTTTGATTCAGatactgctgtaacttgcctcgtacgcggttccccactacgtcagagaggcgtggagggaaatcgtccactaactggggaaattccagatgcgacgtacctttccttttttcctCTGATAAATCCTTGAACATTTCCCAGTCCACTGACTGGAAGtaatcccatagccactcctctgcctctttGTTGTTctcatctctggagctttgctctttagcctctgcctgtggacagccaagtgatcagatttcccaaactgcattctgggcatggaatggttgGCATTCCTTAccatagtatagcagtggtctgGTGCATTCTTGCCTTTAGTTtttcaatcttgttctccagcagCTGCACATTTGCAAGCAAGATGATGGGCTTCATTCCTCtgcgtttcagcctggcttggagccttcccctcctcccactctttTGGCCATAGTCCTTGGTCTGCTTATAGGCGCTGTACCTGCGTGACTGGGAGTTAAGTCCAACGAAtccttcagaagatcgtgaaatcACTAATTCATTAAGCTGGTTCAAAGCTATGTTGCTTAATGGGAAACTACagactgcagattgcagtgagagtaattaaAGAGAGGTATATTTAGAAATTTTGTAACTAGCCCACAACTTGTCTCTTTTAAATGAAAACAGTAAAGACCGTTGTTTTAAGGTCTAACACAAAAGAATCTGTACACCAAATTAGCTTAAGTAAGCCTGCCTGATTAGCAAAATCCACTTCTGGTACAATAGGGTTACATTGTATAACGTGACAAAATGCATTAAGGCTTCATTCATGAAACCTTCTTTGACACCTCATAACCACCATCCAGCAGCTACAAACTCTGTCATCCAGAGCATTGGCTCAACTTCTAATTCCTTTCCATGTCACAACATCATTCTTACTTAGAAATCAAAGTTACGTCATTGTTGCCTGTAAAAAGTGAAATTACTTAAGGAACGGAAATGTAAGAACATGAGAAAGGCAAGATTCATGCCTGTCTATCAGAACCTAATCTAGGACAGCAAGCAGATATTAAATGCAGGTTTAAACAGCGACAGCCGATTGCGAATTGCGACTTCCAACTCATAAGATGCCACAGAAAATATTGCATTTATCTTCTTCTAACAATTAAGCTTGCGTCTTCTAGTCAAAGACATAGTGCCAGCCAATACAAATACTTGTCCTATGATTTTGTGTTCCAGTATAACACCTATCATTAATTTTCCTACTCCAATAAGAATAATCGCATTTGAAATCCCTCGACCTTATTACCAACCCCACGAAATCGCCTCAGCACCTTCTCCATAGTTCAGACCTCCTAAAATCTACGAAAGGACCAGGCCGGGGGTTACAAATTCGCTTTTTCATAGAGATTCAGGAACCACAGCTATTTTGTTTCAGTTCTATAAACCATGAGGTGCCTCATTATCCTTTGCAAAACCTTCCAAGAAACTTCTCTCCTCCCAGCTTCATTACCTGGACGCCATGTCCTCACTACCCGCAACATCCCACCGGCCGAAGTTGCCAGCGACCCAGAAACCAGGACTACGCATGCGCGATTTCCCAGCCCTCTCCCGCACGCTCATGGGCAGGCCTGCAGTTCGCGCACGCGCAGATTGCACCACAAACGAGCGTCGCTCTACGAAATTGGCGGTTTTTCTGTTTGCCAGTCGGGGGGCGCTCGAGTCCGGAAATGACGCCGAGATTCGGGTCCTTGTAGCTGCGCAGTACGCGCTCAGTGGGagctggatggcagagggagtcCTGTCTCAGTTCGTGTCCGTTTAAGTTGTGTGAATATGGCTTTGCATGTTTACGTGTATGGG
Protein-coding regions in this window:
- the mrps18c gene encoding 28S ribosomal protein S18c, mitochondrial, producing the protein MLRVVRTWRPGYWQRGIATQQIPSISDMPIKLENPYKEPPKKCILCGISVDYKNVQLLSQFISPYTGRILGRHITGLCGKKQKEISKTIKKSQRMGFMSVTLKDPAFIKDTNICDYKLWE